In Streptomyces sclerotialus, one genomic interval encodes:
- a CDS encoding IclR family transcriptional regulator, whose amino-acid sequence MSERGGGVREVKSAARTVELLEVLASRGDRPARLRELAEELGVPRSSMYALLQTLIDRGWVRTDTTGSLYGIGIHALLAGTSYLDTDPLVRAARPYLDEASEALGETVHLARLDGPDVVYLATRESRAYLRTISRVGRRLPAHASALGKALLAERAADGTLPLPDGPLAALTENTLTDRAALAADLTRVRALGYATEREEGVTGIAGFGFALRYDSPATDAISASVPVARLTEERERRIVAVMTDVRTKIEAAAPHAQGAGAPEWR is encoded by the coding sequence ATGTCGGAGAGGGGCGGCGGGGTCCGCGAAGTGAAGTCGGCGGCCCGCACCGTGGAGCTGCTGGAGGTCCTCGCGTCCCGCGGCGACCGCCCGGCCCGGCTGCGCGAGCTGGCCGAGGAGCTGGGCGTGCCACGCAGCAGCATGTACGCACTGCTCCAGACCCTCATCGACCGCGGCTGGGTGCGCACCGACACCACCGGCTCGCTGTACGGCATCGGCATCCACGCCCTGCTGGCCGGCACCAGCTACCTCGACACCGACCCCCTGGTCCGGGCCGCGCGCCCGTACCTCGACGAGGCGTCCGAGGCGCTGGGCGAGACCGTCCACCTGGCCCGGCTGGACGGCCCGGACGTGGTCTACCTCGCCACCCGCGAGTCCCGCGCGTACCTGCGGACGATCAGCCGGGTCGGGCGGCGGCTGCCGGCCCACGCGAGCGCGCTGGGCAAGGCGCTGCTCGCCGAGCGGGCGGCGGACGGGACGCTCCCGCTGCCGGACGGGCCGCTGGCGGCGCTGACCGAGAACACCCTCACCGACCGCGCGGCGCTCGCGGCCGACCTCACGCGGGTACGGGCGCTCGGCTACGCGACCGAGCGCGAGGAAGGGGTCACCGGCATCGCCGGCTTCGGGTTCGCGCTGCGGTACGACTCCCCGGCGACCGACGCGATCAGCGCCTCCGTCCCGGTCGCGCGGCTCACCGAGGAACGCGAGCGGCGGATCGTCGCGGTCATGACCGATGTCCGCACGAAGATCGAGGCGGCCGCGCCGCACGCACAGGGCGCGGGCGCGCCCGAGTGGCGCTGA
- a CDS encoding HAD family acid phosphatase encodes MRFRARLGAFAAAAAVAATTAFGVGQATAEHSVPHSDKEIPNLTQVQDRIKAYYGDTVTADGQHHASPKSNYARQVRGIEAKAQRYLDSAVRHHKGTGKPAVVLDMDDTTLLTYNFELQIGFAFDEKAQDAYLKSHDMAPVFGMDALVNHARAKGYEVFFVTGRKEAQRDWSVRNLKNVGYDVPLDRGHVYLKDKQNPPAYLPCGAGCSTVEYKSGTRKHIESQGYDIVANFGDQYSDLKGGYADRTFKLPNPMYYLP; translated from the coding sequence ATGCGTTTCCGCGCGCGCCTGGGCGCTTTCGCCGCCGCGGCGGCCGTCGCCGCCACCACCGCGTTCGGCGTCGGCCAGGCCACCGCCGAACACTCCGTCCCGCACTCGGACAAGGAGATACCCAACCTCACCCAGGTGCAGGACCGGATCAAGGCGTACTACGGCGACACCGTGACCGCCGACGGGCAGCACCACGCCTCCCCGAAGAGCAACTACGCCCGCCAGGTCCGCGGCATCGAGGCGAAGGCGCAGCGCTACCTGGACAGCGCGGTGCGGCACCACAAGGGGACCGGGAAGCCCGCCGTCGTCCTCGACATGGACGACACCACGCTGCTCACCTACAACTTCGAGCTGCAGATCGGGTTCGCCTTCGACGAGAAGGCCCAGGACGCATACCTGAAGAGCCACGACATGGCCCCGGTCTTCGGCATGGACGCGCTGGTGAACCACGCCCGCGCCAAGGGGTACGAGGTCTTCTTCGTCACCGGCCGCAAGGAGGCCCAGCGCGACTGGAGCGTCCGCAACCTCAAGAACGTCGGCTACGACGTCCCGCTGGACCGCGGGCACGTCTACCTCAAGGACAAGCAGAACCCGCCGGCCTACCTGCCGTGCGGCGCCGGCTGTTCGACCGTCGAGTACAAGTCCGGCACCCGCAAGCACATCGAATCCCAGGGCTACGACATCGTGGCCAACTTCGGCGACCAGTACTCGGACCTGAAGGGCGGCTACGCGGACCGCACCTTCAAGCTGCCGAACCCGATGTACTACCTGCCCTGA
- a CDS encoding ribonuclease Z, protein MSVRELVVLGTASQVPTRHRNHNGYLLRWDGEGLLFDPGEGTQRQMLRAGVAAHDLNRLCVTHFHGDHSLGLAGVIQRINLDRVPHPVTAHYPASGAHFFERLRYSTAYRETVKLRQEPVSGDGGTIADTARWTLTARRLSHPVESYGYRLQEPDGRRMLPERLAEHGISGPAVGRLNREGSVVREDGRAVTLEEVSEVRPGQSFAFVMDTRLCAGAHELAAGCDMLVIESTFLDGDRRLAEEHGHLTAGQAAMVARDAGVRHLVLTHFSQRYADPAEFEREAREAGYEGELTVARDLMRVPLPKRRP, encoded by the coding sequence TTGTCCGTACGTGAACTGGTCGTCCTCGGCACCGCCAGCCAGGTGCCCACCCGGCACCGCAACCACAACGGCTACCTGCTGCGCTGGGACGGCGAGGGCCTGCTCTTCGATCCCGGCGAGGGCACGCAGCGCCAGATGCTGCGCGCCGGGGTCGCCGCGCACGACCTGAACCGGCTGTGCGTCACGCACTTCCACGGTGACCACAGCCTGGGCCTGGCCGGGGTGATCCAGCGGATCAACCTCGACCGGGTGCCGCATCCCGTCACCGCCCACTACCCCGCGAGCGGAGCACACTTCTTCGAGCGGCTGCGCTACTCGACGGCCTACCGGGAGACCGTGAAGCTGCGGCAGGAGCCGGTGTCCGGCGACGGCGGCACGATCGCCGACACGGCCCGCTGGACGCTCACCGCGCGCCGCCTCTCGCACCCCGTCGAGTCCTACGGCTACCGCCTCCAGGAGCCGGACGGGCGGCGGATGCTGCCCGAACGGCTGGCCGAGCACGGCATCTCAGGGCCCGCGGTGGGCCGGCTGAACCGGGAGGGCTCGGTCGTCCGGGAGGACGGCCGTGCGGTCACCCTGGAGGAGGTCAGCGAGGTACGCCCTGGCCAGTCGTTCGCGTTCGTGATGGACACCCGGCTGTGCGCCGGGGCGCACGAGCTGGCGGCGGGCTGCGACATGCTCGTCATCGAGTCCACGTTCCTGGACGGAGACCGGCGGCTGGCGGAGGAGCACGGCCACCTGACGGCGGGCCAGGCGGCCATGGTCGCGCGCGACGCCGGCGTCCGGCACCTGGTGCTCACGCACTTCTCGCAGCGGTACGCGGACCCCGCGGAATTCGAGCGCGAGGCCCGCGAGGCCGGTTACGAGGGCGAACTGACCGTCGCCCGGGACCTGATGCGGGTGCCGCTGCCCAAGCGCCGCCCCTAG
- a CDS encoding histidine triad nucleotide-binding protein: MAGEPQADCLFCKIVAREVPATIVRETETTVAFRDINPQAPTHVLVIPKSHHPDAASLAAAEPQVAADVLREAGEVAAEDKVDGTGFRIVFNTGTGAGQTVFHAHAHVLGGRGLNWPPG, translated from the coding sequence GTGGCGGGAGAACCGCAGGCCGACTGCCTGTTCTGCAAGATCGTGGCGCGCGAGGTGCCCGCCACGATCGTCCGAGAGACCGAGACGACCGTCGCCTTCCGCGACATCAACCCCCAGGCGCCCACCCACGTCCTGGTGATCCCCAAGTCCCACCACCCGGACGCCGCGTCGCTGGCGGCCGCCGAGCCGCAGGTCGCCGCCGACGTGCTGCGCGAGGCGGGCGAGGTCGCCGCGGAGGACAAGGTCGACGGCACCGGCTTCCGCATCGTCTTCAACACCGGCACGGGCGCCGGCCAGACCGTCTTCCACGCGCACGCCCACGTGCTCGGCGGCCGCGGCCTCAACTGGCCCCCCGGATAA
- a CDS encoding OsmC family protein, protein MATTRTAKTHWEGNLLEGKGQVALDSSGIGTYDVNWPARAEQPNGTTSPEELIAAAHSSCYSMAFSHGLAGKGYTVETVDTQADVTFQPGEGITGIVLTVKASVPGLSENDFQAAAEDAKKNCPVSQALAGVKNITLNATLI, encoded by the coding sequence ATGGCAACGACGCGCACGGCCAAGACCCACTGGGAAGGCAACCTGCTGGAGGGCAAGGGCCAGGTGGCCCTGGACTCCTCCGGCATCGGTACGTACGACGTGAACTGGCCGGCCCGCGCCGAGCAGCCGAACGGCACGACCAGCCCCGAGGAGCTGATCGCGGCGGCCCACTCCTCCTGCTACTCCATGGCGTTCTCGCACGGCCTGGCGGGCAAGGGCTACACCGTCGAGACGGTCGACACCCAGGCCGATGTCACCTTCCAGCCCGGCGAGGGCATCACCGGCATCGTGCTGACCGTGAAGGCCAGTGTCCCCGGCCTGTCGGAGAACGACTTCCAGGCGGCGGCCGAGGACGCCAAGAAGAACTGCCCGGTCAGCCAGGCCCTGGCGGGCGTCAAGAACATCACGCTCAACGCCACGCTGATCTGA
- a CDS encoding 16S rRNA (uracil(1498)-N(3))-methyltransferase, with product MTAPVFLVDSLAGAAPGVALTLDGPEGRHAVSVRRLRVGEEIVLTDGAGTGAYGTVAAVEGKDRLDVAVTDVRTEEPPRPRITVVQALPKGDRGELAVETMTETGVDAIVPWQAARCVTQWKGERGAKSLTKWRNTAREAGKQARRLTFPEVAAAASTKGVAELLSGAAFAAVLHEEGSEPLARAELPADGGIVLVVGPEGGVSPEELELFAAAGAKPYRLGASVLRTSTAGTAATALLLGRTGRWD from the coding sequence GTGACCGCCCCGGTCTTCCTCGTCGACTCGCTGGCCGGCGCCGCGCCGGGCGTGGCCCTCACCCTGGACGGCCCCGAGGGACGGCACGCGGTGTCCGTTCGGCGGCTGCGCGTCGGTGAGGAGATCGTGCTGACGGACGGCGCGGGCACGGGCGCGTACGGGACGGTCGCCGCGGTCGAGGGCAAGGACCGGCTGGACGTCGCGGTGACGGACGTACGGACCGAGGAGCCGCCGCGGCCGCGCATCACGGTCGTCCAGGCGCTGCCCAAGGGCGACCGCGGCGAACTGGCCGTGGAGACCATGACCGAGACCGGCGTGGACGCGATCGTGCCGTGGCAGGCGGCCCGCTGCGTGACGCAGTGGAAGGGCGAGCGGGGCGCCAAGTCGCTGACGAAGTGGCGCAACACGGCGCGGGAAGCCGGGAAGCAGGCACGCAGGCTGACGTTCCCCGAGGTCGCGGCGGCCGCGTCGACGAAGGGCGTGGCGGAGCTGCTGTCCGGTGCGGCCTTCGCCGCCGTACTGCACGAGGAGGGCAGCGAGCCGCTGGCCCGCGCCGAACTCCCCGCCGACGGCGGCATCGTGCTCGTCGTCGGGCCCGAGGGCGGCGTCTCGCCGGAGGAGCTGGAGCTGTTCGCGGCGGCCGGGGCGAAGCCGTACCGGCTGGGCGCGAGCGTCCTGCGGACCTCCACGGCCGGCACGGCCGCCACGGCACTGCTGCTGGGCCGCACGGGCCGCTGGGACTGA
- a CDS encoding nitronate monooxygenase, whose translation MPTALTELSPHPIVQAPMAGGASCPELAAAVSAAGGLGFLAAGYKTADGMYQEIERLRGLTGRPFGVNLFMPQPELADDAAVEVYREQLAGEETWYGTALGDAHGATDDDYDAKLAILREDPVPVVSFTFGCPTAETVESLARVGTYTVVTVTTAAEARAAQEAGADAVCVQGTEAGGHQGTHRDDPQSDGTGAGVGLLTLIAEVREAVRLPVIAAGGLMRGAQIAAVLAAGAVSAQLGTAFLACPESGAHPLHKQALTDPLFARTELTRAFSGRPARGLVNRFLREHGPYAPAAYPAVHHLTSPVRKAAAQAGDPQAMNLWAGQGHRLARRLPAADLMEVLVAELAAARAVSNPSGPAGPGSLGSAP comes from the coding sequence ATGCCCACCGCGCTGACCGAGCTGAGCCCTCACCCGATCGTGCAGGCGCCCATGGCCGGCGGCGCCTCGTGTCCCGAGCTGGCCGCGGCCGTCAGCGCCGCCGGCGGCCTGGGCTTCCTCGCCGCCGGATACAAGACGGCCGACGGCATGTACCAGGAGATCGAGCGGCTGCGCGGGCTGACCGGCCGCCCCTTCGGCGTGAACCTCTTCATGCCGCAGCCCGAGCTCGCGGACGACGCGGCCGTCGAGGTCTACCGCGAGCAGCTCGCGGGCGAGGAGACCTGGTACGGGACCGCGCTCGGTGACGCCCACGGCGCCACCGACGACGACTACGACGCCAAGCTCGCCATCCTGCGTGAGGACCCGGTACCGGTCGTCTCCTTCACTTTCGGCTGCCCCACAGCCGAGACCGTGGAATCCCTGGCCCGGGTAGGCACGTACACCGTCGTGACGGTCACCACGGCCGCCGAGGCGCGGGCCGCGCAGGAGGCCGGTGCCGACGCCGTGTGCGTTCAGGGCACGGAGGCGGGCGGCCATCAGGGCACCCACCGCGACGACCCGCAGAGCGACGGCACCGGCGCGGGCGTCGGCCTGCTGACGCTGATCGCCGAGGTCCGCGAGGCCGTCCGGCTGCCGGTGATCGCGGCGGGCGGGCTGATGCGCGGCGCGCAGATAGCCGCCGTGCTGGCGGCGGGCGCGGTGTCGGCGCAGCTCGGTACGGCGTTCCTGGCCTGCCCCGAATCCGGCGCCCACCCGCTGCACAAGCAGGCCCTGACCGACCCGCTGTTCGCCCGTACGGAGCTGACCCGGGCGTTCTCCGGGCGCCCGGCCCGCGGGTTGGTGAACCGTTTCCTGCGCGAGCACGGCCCGTACGCCCCGGCCGCCTATCCGGCCGTCCACCACCTCACCTCGCCGGTCCGCAAGGCCGCGGCGCAGGCCGGTGACCCGCAGGCCATGAACCTGTGGGCGGGCCAGGGCCACCGGCTGGCCCGGCGGCTGCCCGCGGCAGACCTGATGGAGGTGCTGGTGGCCGAACTGGCCGCGGCACGTGCCGTGTCGAACCCCTCCGGCCCCGCCGGACCCGGATCCCTTGGGAGTGCCCCGTGA
- the dnaJ gene encoding molecular chaperone DnaJ: MATDYYAVLGVSRDASQDQIKKAFRRLARELHPDVNPDPKTQERFKEINAAYEVLSDPQKKQVYDLGGDPNSQGGGAGAGGFGAGFGNFSDIMDAFFGTASQRGPRSRTRRGQDAMIRLDVELNEAAFGTTKDIQVDTAVVCTTCSGEGAAPGTSAQTCDMCRGRGEVSQVTRSFLGQVMTSRPCPQCQGFGTVVPTPCPECAGDGRIRSRRTLTVKIPAGVDNGTRIQLAGEGEVGPGGGPAGDLYVEIHEVAHPVFQRRGDDLHCTVTIPMTAAALGTKCPLETLDGVRDVDIRPGTQSGQSIPLHGCGITHLRGGGRGDLVVHVEVQTPGKLDPEQEELLRRLAKLRGEERPTGQFQPGQQGLFSRLKDAFNGR, translated from the coding sequence GTGGCCACGGACTACTACGCGGTCCTCGGTGTCAGCCGCGACGCCTCGCAGGACCAGATCAAGAAGGCTTTCCGGCGGCTGGCGCGCGAGCTGCACCCGGACGTGAACCCGGATCCCAAGACCCAGGAGCGGTTCAAGGAGATCAACGCCGCTTACGAGGTGCTGTCGGACCCGCAGAAGAAGCAGGTCTACGACCTCGGCGGGGACCCGAACTCCCAGGGCGGCGGCGCCGGTGCCGGCGGCTTCGGCGCGGGCTTCGGCAACTTCTCCGACATCATGGACGCGTTCTTCGGCACGGCGTCGCAGCGCGGGCCGCGCTCGCGCACCCGCCGCGGCCAGGACGCCATGATCCGGCTGGACGTGGAGCTGAACGAGGCCGCGTTCGGTACGACCAAGGACATCCAGGTCGACACCGCCGTGGTGTGCACGACCTGCTCCGGCGAGGGCGCCGCGCCCGGCACCTCCGCGCAGACCTGTGACATGTGCCGCGGTCGCGGTGAGGTCTCGCAGGTCACCCGGTCCTTCCTGGGCCAGGTCATGACCTCCCGGCCCTGTCCGCAGTGCCAGGGCTTCGGCACGGTCGTGCCGACCCCGTGCCCCGAGTGCGCGGGCGACGGCCGCATCCGGTCGCGCCGTACGCTCACCGTCAAGATCCCGGCCGGTGTGGACAACGGCACCCGCATCCAGCTCGCGGGCGAGGGCGAGGTCGGCCCCGGCGGCGGCCCGGCCGGTGACCTGTACGTCGAGATCCACGAGGTCGCGCACCCGGTCTTCCAGCGGCGCGGCGACGACCTGCACTGCACGGTCACCATCCCGATGACCGCGGCGGCGCTGGGCACGAAGTGTCCGCTGGAGACGCTGGACGGGGTACGCGACGTCGACATCCGGCCCGGCACCCAGTCCGGCCAGTCCATCCCGCTGCACGGCTGCGGCATCACGCACCTGCGCGGTGGCGGCCGCGGTGACCTGGTCGTCCACGTCGAGGTCCAGACCCCGGGCAAGCTCGACCCGGAGCAGGAGGAGCTGCTGCGCCGGCTCGCCAAGCTCCGCGGCGAGGAACGCCCGACGGGCCAGTTCCAGCCGGGCCAGCAGGGGCTGTTCTCGCGGTTGAAAGATGCCTTCAACGGACGATGA
- the hrcA gene encoding heat-inducible transcriptional repressor HrcA, with protein MLSERRLEVLRAIVQDYVGTEEPVGSKALTERHHLGVSPATVRNDMAALEDEGYIAQPHTSAGRIPTDKGYRLFVDKLAAVKPLSGPERKAIHSFLDSAVDLDDVVARTVRLLAQLTRQVAVVQYPSLTRSTVRHVELLSLAPARLMLVLITDTGRVEQRMIDCPAPFGETSLADLRARLNSRVVGRRFTDVPQLVQDLPESFETEDRGTVSTVLSVLLETLVEETEERLMIGGTANLTRFGHDFPLTIRPVLEALEEQVVLLKLLGEAKDSSMTVRIGHENAHEGLTSTSVVAVGYGSGDEAVAKLGVVGPTRMDYPGTMGAVRAVARYVGQILAES; from the coding sequence ATGCTCAGCGAACGCAGACTCGAAGTGCTGCGTGCCATCGTCCAGGACTACGTCGGCACCGAGGAGCCGGTCGGCTCCAAGGCGCTCACGGAGCGCCACCACCTCGGCGTCTCACCGGCCACCGTCCGTAACGACATGGCCGCGCTGGAGGACGAGGGCTACATCGCGCAGCCCCACACCAGCGCCGGCCGTATCCCCACCGACAAGGGTTACCGCCTCTTCGTCGACAAGCTGGCGGCGGTCAAGCCGCTGTCGGGTCCCGAGCGCAAGGCGATCCACAGCTTCCTCGACAGCGCGGTGGACCTCGACGACGTCGTGGCCCGTACGGTGCGGCTGCTCGCGCAGCTGACCCGGCAGGTCGCGGTGGTGCAGTACCCCTCGCTGACCCGGTCCACCGTCCGGCACGTGGAACTGCTGTCGCTGGCACCGGCCCGGCTGATGCTCGTCCTGATCACCGATACCGGACGGGTCGAGCAGCGCATGATCGACTGCCCCGCGCCGTTCGGCGAAACGTCTCTGGCGGACCTGCGGGCCCGGCTCAACAGCCGTGTCGTGGGACGCCGGTTCACCGACGTGCCGCAGCTGGTGCAGGACCTTCCCGAGTCCTTCGAGACGGAGGACCGGGGCACGGTCTCGACAGTGCTGTCGGTGTTGCTGGAAACTCTGGTGGAGGAGACCGAGGAGCGGCTGATGATCGGCGGTACCGCCAATCTCACGCGCTTCGGACATGATTTCCCGCTGACGATCCGGCCGGTGCTGGAGGCACTTGAGGAGCAGGTCGTGCTGCTCAAGCTGCTGGGAGAAGCCAAGGATTCGAGCATGACCGTGCGCATCGGGCACGAGAACGCTCACGAAGGCCTCACTTCCACATCGGTCGTCGCCGTCGGCTACGGTTCGGGCGACGAGGCAGTCGCCAAACTCGGCGTGGTCGGACCGACCCGCATGGACTACCCCGGAACGATGGGAGCGGTACGCGCAGTGGCACGTTACGTCGGACAGATCCTGGCGGAGTCGTAA
- a CDS encoding MBL fold metallo-hydrolase, which produces MGTTWEEAGWERLADGVARRRLPGWDATVGVVAGTTGVLMIDTGSGLREGAELRRQVREVLGREVTHIALTHPHFDHVLGTAAFAGVTVFGATGLAELLRREPEALLGDAVRNGADPGATAEAVDIVVVPEHAVCGERTLELGDRRVLLANVGPGHTAHDLAVCVRCGPGEPEIVFCGDLVEESGEPQAGPDALPACWPGALDRLLSLGGEDARYVPGHGAVVDARFVRAQRDELARRFGVSPV; this is translated from the coding sequence ATGGGCACGACTTGGGAAGAGGCAGGCTGGGAGCGGCTCGCGGACGGCGTCGCACGCCGTCGGCTGCCGGGCTGGGACGCCACCGTCGGGGTCGTGGCCGGCACCACCGGCGTCCTCATGATCGACACGGGGTCCGGGCTGCGCGAGGGCGCGGAGCTGCGCCGCCAGGTGCGCGAGGTGCTCGGCCGTGAGGTGACCCACATCGCCCTCACCCATCCGCACTTCGATCATGTGCTCGGCACGGCGGCGTTCGCGGGCGTGACCGTCTTCGGCGCGACCGGGCTCGCCGAGCTGCTGCGGCGCGAGCCGGAGGCGCTGCTCGGCGACGCGGTACGCAACGGGGCCGATCCCGGCGCGACCGCCGAGGCCGTGGACATCGTGGTGGTCCCGGAGCACGCGGTGTGCGGCGAACGCACCCTGGAGCTCGGCGACCGCCGCGTCCTGCTGGCCAACGTCGGGCCCGGGCACACCGCGCACGACCTGGCGGTCTGCGTACGGTGCGGGCCCGGCGAGCCGGAGATCGTCTTCTGCGGCGACCTCGTCGAGGAGTCGGGCGAGCCGCAGGCCGGCCCCGACGCGCTGCCCGCGTGCTGGCCGGGGGCGCTGGACCGGCTGCTCTCCCTCGGGGGCGAGGACGCGCGGTACGTCCCCGGGCACGGCGCCGTCGTGGATGCCCGCTTCGTCCGTGCCCAGCGCGACGAGCTCGCCCGCCGCTTCGGCGTGTCGCCCGTCTAG
- a CDS encoding DUF3097 domain-containing protein, translated as MRSRQYGPDLTPPWKKQRPAPEVPAEPDLVVEEVATGFCGAVIRCEKTAEGPTVTLEDRFGKHRVFPMTPRGFLLEGKVVTLVRPSAASARPQGPQRTASGSLAVPGARARVARAGRIYVEGRHDAELVERVWGDDLRIEGVVVEYLEGVDALPSIVRSFSPGPDARLGVLVDHLVPGSKESRIAASVTDANVLIVGHPYIDIWEAVKPASVGIPAWPSVPRGQDWKTGVCRALGWPENTGAAWQRILGSVRTYKDLEPALLGRVEELIDFVTAGDGA; from the coding sequence ATGCGCAGCAGACAGTACGGTCCCGACCTCACTCCCCCATGGAAGAAGCAGCGCCCCGCGCCCGAGGTGCCGGCCGAGCCCGATCTCGTCGTCGAAGAGGTCGCCACCGGCTTCTGCGGGGCCGTCATCCGCTGCGAGAAGACCGCCGAGGGACCGACGGTCACCCTGGAGGACCGCTTCGGCAAGCACCGGGTCTTCCCGATGACGCCCCGCGGCTTCCTCCTGGAGGGCAAGGTCGTCACCCTCGTTCGCCCCTCCGCCGCGTCCGCACGCCCCCAGGGACCGCAGCGCACCGCCTCGGGCTCCCTCGCCGTGCCCGGCGCCCGCGCCCGGGTCGCCCGCGCCGGCCGCATCTACGTCGAGGGCCGCCACGACGCGGAACTGGTCGAACGCGTCTGGGGTGACGACCTGCGCATCGAAGGCGTCGTGGTGGAGTACCTGGAGGGCGTCGACGCTCTTCCTTCGATCGTCCGCTCCTTCTCCCCCGGCCCGGACGCCCGCCTCGGCGTCCTCGTCGACCACCTGGTGCCCGGCTCCAAGGAGTCCCGCATCGCCGCGTCGGTCACGGACGCGAACGTCCTGATCGTCGGCCATCCGTACATCGACATCTGGGAGGCCGTGAAGCCGGCGTCCGTCGGCATCCCCGCCTGGCCGTCCGTCCCGCGCGGCCAGGACTGGAAGACGGGCGTCTGCCGGGCCCTCGGCTGGCCGGAGAACACGGGGGCCGCGTGGCAGCGGATCCTCGGCTCGGTGCGTACGTACAAAGACCTTGAGCCGGCGCTGCTGGGGCGGGTGGAGGAGCTGATCGACTTTGTTACGGCCGGCGATGGCGCCTGA
- a CDS encoding Uma2 family endonuclease, giving the protein MTAVDERMIAVFDEHPELFEGYKIELLRGNIVMMAGPDRVHNWIVQDVQDQIPRERWHRLQTQDIAIPGESSEPQPDLVVFEKGAVEGPGRLIPSPAVTLLVEVVSKSTGDADYGVKRSIYAAGSVPAYLIIDPFEAECLLLTEPTGKGEQADYEVERTVKFGAPVPLDMLGIELDTSGFGTLPKVRRHRRP; this is encoded by the coding sequence ATGACCGCTGTGGACGAGCGCATGATCGCTGTATTCGACGAGCACCCCGAGCTCTTCGAGGGGTACAAGATCGAGCTCTTGCGGGGGAACATCGTGATGATGGCGGGGCCCGATCGGGTCCACAACTGGATCGTGCAGGATGTTCAGGACCAGATCCCACGGGAGCGTTGGCACCGTCTCCAGACCCAAGACATTGCCATCCCCGGCGAGAGCAGTGAGCCGCAGCCGGATCTCGTAGTGTTCGAGAAGGGGGCTGTCGAGGGGCCGGGCCGCCTCATCCCCTCCCCGGCCGTCACGTTGCTGGTGGAGGTCGTCTCCAAGAGCACCGGCGACGCGGACTATGGCGTCAAGCGTTCCATCTACGCCGCTGGATCGGTGCCCGCGTACCTGATCATCGATCCGTTCGAGGCCGAGTGCCTCCTGCTCACCGAACCGACAGGCAAGGGCGAGCAAGCCGACTATGAGGTGGAGCGGACGGTCAAGTTCGGCGCCCCGGTGCCACTTGACATGCTCGGCATCGAATTGGACACCAGCGGCTTCGGCACACTGCCGAAGGTCAGGCGCCATCGCCGGCCGTAA